A genome region from Nicotiana tabacum cultivar K326 chromosome 13, ASM71507v2, whole genome shotgun sequence includes the following:
- the LOC107822640 gene encoding inositol phosphorylceramide glucuronosyltransferase 1 — MKAILLRLWIISLIMFLSCNYWVIGASKSQSTEEAYVTLLYGDEFLLGVRVLGKSIRESGSTKDMVVLVSDGVSQYANDLLRADGWIVEKISLLSNPNQVRPTRFWGVYTKLKVFNMTKYKKVVYLDADTIVVKSIEDLFKCGKFCANLKHSERLNSGVMVIEPSEEVFKDMMSKVTTLPSYTGGDQGFLNSYYVGFANARVYEPNQPSDILNSRKVPEMERLSTLYNADVGLYMLANKWMVDEKELRVIHYTLGPLKPWDWWTSWLLKPVDVWQNVRLRLQESLPGTGWGKNPRDELLVKFLFLFPLLLIVFCYYRSFLKTRSLCDHIRQLYYKVRARGVLPYSSVPSSTIVSPQQPKVPAFLGGISVCVCFAAVLVSLGLSLVIIPRQVMPWTGLLLMYEWTFTLFFLFFGSYLHLIYQWGKAVANRAGQFQAHPASLDHESGKGHQRQQSCCDIAACYYGLGMASLAILSPALPSIFGITALFLRLGLMVVGGLVLASFMTYASEHLSVRSFMRGFEEGGGTQRNRSICFLC; from the exons ATGAAAGCAATTTTGTTAAGATTATGGATTATCTCCTTAATAATGTTTTTGTCATGTAATTATTGGGTCATCGGAGCTTCCAAATCTCAATCAACTGAAGAAGCTTACGTTACTCTTCTGTACGGAGATGAGTTCTTGTTGGGTGTTAGAGTACTTGGAAAGTCAATAAGGGAAAGTGGGTCCACTAAAGATATGGTTGTTTTGGTCTCTGATGGGGTTTCTCAATACGCCAACGACCTCCTTCGA GCTGATGGTTGGATTGTGGAAAAGATTAGTTTATTGTCAAACCCGAATCAAGTGAGGCCGACTAGGTTTTGGGGCGTCTACACAAAGCTAAAAGTATTTAACATGACCAAGTACAAGAAAG TGGTATATCTTGATGCTGATACTATTGTAGTAAAGAGCATTGAAGATCTATTTAAATGTGGGAAGTTTTGTGCAAATTTAAAACATTCTGAGAGACTAAATTCTGGAGTAATGGTGATTGAGCCTTCAGAAGAGGTTTTTAAGGATATGATGAGCAAGGTGACCACTCTGCCTTCTTACACTGGAG GTGATCAAGGTTTTCTTAACTCCTACTATGTTGGGTTTGCTAATGCACGTGTTTATGAGCCAAATCAGCCTTCAGATATCCTAAATTCTAGAAAGGTCCCTGAAATGGAGAGACTTTCTACTCTTTACAATGCAGATGTTGGCCTTTACATGCTTGCTAACAAG TGGATGGTAGATGAGAAAGAACTCCGAGTTATTCATTACACATTGGGACCCCTTAAACCATGGGATTGGTGGACATCTTGGCTGTTAAAACCTGTTGACGTGTGGCAG AATGTTAGGTTACGTCTTCAAGAATCGCTACCTGGAACTGGATGGGGCAAAAATCCTAGAGATGAACTTCTTGTCAAATTTTTGTTTCTGTTTCCGTTACTTCTGATAGTATTTTGCTACTATCGGTCATTTCTAAAG ACCCGATCATTATGTGACCATATTAGACAGCTATACTACAAGGTCAGAGCTAGAGGTGTCCTACCTTATTCTTCCGTTCCTTCATCCACCATTGTTTCCCCTCAGCAG CCGAAGGTGCCTGCTTTTCTGGGTGGGATATCTGTATGTGTCTGTTTTGCTGCTGTTCTGGTGTCCCTTGGTCTTTCACTTGTAATTATCCCACGCCAAGTAATGCCGTGGACTGGTCTTCTCCTAATGTATGAGTGGACATTTAcacttttcttcctcttttttggAAGTTATTTGCACTTAATTTACCAATGGGGAAAGGCTGTGGCAAATCGAGCTGGACAATTTCAGGCTCATCCTGCATCTTTGGACCATGAATCTGGAAAAG GTCATCAGCGGCAGCAATCATGTTGCGACATTGCTGCGTGCTACTATGGGTTAGGGATGGCATCTCTTGCAATTTTATCCCCTGCATTGCCTAGTATTTTCGGAATCACTGCTTTGTTTTTGAG GTTAGGATTGATGGTCGTAGGAGGCCTTGTTTTAGCATCCTTCATGACATATGCTTCGGAGCATCTATCGGTTAGATCATTTATGAGGGGCTTTGAAGAAGGGGGCGGCACACAAAGGAATAGGAGTATATGTTTCTTGTGCTGA